The Microcystis aeruginosa NIES-843 sequence AAACTGATCGCCAAATTACCAGACTCAGTCAAGAAATTGGTAATCTTGGGGGTAAATGGGGTCGTTTTGTCGAAAATATGGTAGCCCCAGCTTGTGAGACTTTATTTTTAAATCGTCAGATTCCCGTACATCAAGTTAGTCAAAGAGTCAGAAAACGTCTCGACGGTAAAACCCTAGAAATTGATGTGTTAGTAACTAATGAGAATCATGTGCTAGTAGTGGAAGTCAAAAGTAGTTTAAGTGTAGATGATGTCAAAGAATTAATCAAGAATCTAACAGAATTTAGGCAATTTTTCCCAGAATATAACCACAAACAATTATATGGGGCAGTAGCAGGCATTGAAATCGAAGAAGGAGCAGATAAATATGCCTATCGTCAAGGTTTATTTGTCTTGGCACAAAGGGGTGAAAATGTAGCGATTCTTAACGATACTGAGTTTCAACCGAAAACGTGGTATAATATTTAAGCTTGTCTTTGGGAAAGTCCAGTGCAATTCTGGTACTGTGCCGCAGCTGTAATCAAGTAAAAAGTAAAAAGAGTACATCTTCCCTTTTTCCTTGCGAGTCAGAATGCCAATTACAAGTTTTTAATCGGTAGATAGACAAATAATTTTCTAACTACTTCTCTGCGTCGCATGGAGAACACACAAAGGTGAATTGGTTAGTTGAAGCAAATGCTTGTCCCGGTTTGTTTTATGGAACTGCTGCCCAGGATGGGTTTTTAATTCGTCTCCGCACCCCCGGTGGATGGCTCAATTCTCAACAGGGAAAAGCGATCGCCACTTGGCTCGAACAATGGCAGACGACAATACAAGTTACCAATCGGGCAAATCTGCAAATTCGCGGACTGCAAAAATCCCCCACTTTAGAAGAATTTCAAACCCTGCAAAAATTAGGGTTAGCTGCCCATAATCCCAGTATCGATCATCTGCGTAATATCATGTCCAGTCCCACGGCTGGAATTGACTGCCAAGAATCGATCGATACTCGTCCATTAGTCCAAGAATTAGATAATTTTATCCAAAATTATCCATCAATTGCCGAACTAAGTCCTAAATTTAGTATCGGTATCGATGGCGGTGGTGCAGTGGGAATTGGCACTGGTTCAACTATGGACTGGCAACACCGCTATAACGAGATTCAGCTATCGGCAATTACCGTCAATAATCCGACAAATTTAACTTCTCTTGTTTGCTTTCGATTAGCCCTCGGAGGAGATAAACAATTCTATGACACGGACTTATTAATTGAGCCAGAAAACTGTTTAGCTGTGGTGAAAGCTCTAGTAAAGGTTTATATCGATTATGTTCAACAAAACCCCAATATCAAGGGTAAAAAACCGAGGATGAAACACCTGCTTAAAGATTGGGGATTAGCAAAATATCTCGAACAAGTTAACTCTCAATTACATCGGACTTCTACCGGCATAATAAAAGGGCAAGAATACCGGCAGGCTGCCCATTCTACTCAACCCTATTTTCATCTGGGAATTCATCCTCAAAAGCAACCCGGATTATCTTATATTGGTCTATCATTAAGATTAGGGCAATTGACGGCTAATCAACTATGGGGATTAGCGACACTATCAGAAACTTTTGGCAGTGGTCAGTTACGATTAACCCCTTGGCAGACTGTTATATTACCCGATATTCCCGATGAAAAAGTGTCAGAATTGTTGCCAAAACTGGCATTCTTAGGATTATCCGCTTCTCTTGGATGGGATGCGGGGATAGTTGCCTGTAGCGGTAAACCGGGCTGTGCAGCGGCGGCCACTGCAACTCAAATTCATGCTTCTCTCTTGGCAGATTATTTGAAAGAACGCTTAACCTGCAATTCTCCTGTTAATATTCATTTGACAGGTTGTGCTAAATCCTGCGCTCAACCGGGTCCAGCCGAAATTACCCTTTTAGGAACCACCATCGAGGAAAATGGCCAAATACTAGAAGCTTATCAAGTCTATGTGGGTGATAGTCAAAAATTCTTAGAAACACCTATATTTGAGGGAGAATTTACCAAGATTCCCCCCCTCATAGCCCAAATTTTAAGCTCCCAAAACTCGAAAATTTTAGATAAATAGAATGGAATACATTAAGAATGGTGAGGAAATTTACCGCAAATCTTTTGCTATTATTCGGGCTGAAACTAACTGGGAAAATCTCCCCGATGATTTAGCTCCTGTGGCGGTTCGTCTAATTCATTCCTGTGGGATGACAGACATAACAAAAGATTTAGAAGCATCACCGGACGCGGTTAAAATCGGACGAAATGCCCTCGCTGGGGGTGCAGCAATTCTCTGTGATTCTCAAATGGTCGCTAATGGCATTACCAAAGCGCGTTTACCTAAAGATAATCCGATTATTTGTACCCTCAATCATCCAGAAGTAACCGAGTTAGCACGGCAAATTAATAATACCCGCTCCGCTGCCGCTTTAGAACTTTGGCGACCTCATTTAGCTGGAGCAGTGGTGGCCATTGGTAATGCACCAACCGCACTTTTTCGCCTACTAGAATTGCTCGATCAAAATGTAGATAAACCGGCTTTGATTTTAGGCTTTCCCGTGGGATTTGTGGGAGCGGCAGAGTCGAAAATAGAATTAGCAACTAATAGTCGTGGCGTGCCATTTATTACCCTGCACGGACGTAGGGGAGGCAGCGCAATCGCAGCAGCAGCAGTCAATGCTTTAGCAAAAGAGAACGAATTATGAATAAATTAGGCAAACTTTATGGATTAGGAATCGGGCCCGGCGATCCCGAATTGTTGACGCTCAAAGCACACCGAATTCTCACAACTGTTCCGGTAATTGCTTATCCTACCTTAGAAAGTGGCAAAGTTTTGGCACGGGCAATTGTGTCGGATTTTATCCGTCCCGAGCAGATAGAAATTCCCATGCCTTTACCTTTTAGTGTCGAGCGCAGTTCTCAACCTCATTATGATATTGCCGCCGAAAATATCGCCGAACAGTTAAAATTAGGTCTAGATGTGGCGGTGCTATGTGTGGGCGATCCGATGTTGTATGGCACGTTTATGTATATTTTTAATCGCTTGTGTGATCGCTTTTCCATTGAAGTCGTGCCGGGTATTTCTTCAGTGATGGCAAGTGCAGCAATGCTGGGTGTACCTATCACTTATCGAAATGACGTATTTAGTATTATGCCCGCTACTTTAGAGGCGGAAATATTGCGGGATCGCCTAGCCTTTATCGATGCAGCGGCGATTATTAAATTGGGCAGACATTTCGCTAAAGTTCGCAATATTCTCGAGGAATTAGGATTATTAGAACGCGCCCTCTACATCGAACGAGCAACCTTACCCAATCAGCAAATTATTCCGATTACAGAAGTCGATCCAGAGGCTGCTACTTACTGGTCATTAATTCTGATTCCTAGTAAAACTAAACCTCAATAACTCTATAGACACTAAGTTAAATCTTCTATCCCCTACCTGACAGAACCTATAGGGTTTAGATAATATTATGAAAATGTCTTTTCTTCGTTGCTTTTTTTGTTGCATAGGAGGCTATATACAGCGTTTCTCGGATTGATAAGTAGGTAGGCGTTAAAAATTATCAGATGCCCCCCTTATCAAGGGGGGATTAAGGGGGGATCCCCCCGCCTATCGGCACCCCCCTTATCAAGGGGGGCAGGGGGGATCGAACCTAAAATCTATTTTTAATTTAATTATAACCAGCTACTTAAGGTAATCTATTTTATTCTCCGTTCTCTGTCACCTAAAAATAACTACCATGTCCGATTCTCCTGAATCTATCCGCAATACTAGCGTCAGCGATCAAGCTACTAATAATGATGCTCTCGGATTTGAGCCTTATGTAATAGCGATCGCTGAATTTTTGTTGCATCAGCAGACACAACCACCCCTAACTTTATCGGTTGAGGGAGAGTGGGGTAGTGGCAAGTCTTCTTTTATGAAAATGTTAGAGGAATATTTACGAAAAAAGGGAGGTCGGACGGTTTGGTTTAATGCTTGGCGACACGATAAGGCGGAGTCGGTATGGGCAGCCTTTGCGCTGTCTTTTATTAAGCAGATTTCTACGCCCAAAAATTGGCGAGATTTGCCTCGAATTATCCTAGTACACTTTAAATTACAATTATTGCGTTTTAACTTAGAAAAAGGCTTGTTTGAATTAATTAAAGCTTTACCAGTAATAATTTTTGTGATTTGTGCCTCAATTGCCATTCCCTTTATTTTAATCGGTTATGGCGTTGAAGGAATTAACGAATTAATCAGAGCAACAACCTCTCAAGATGTTTTTTGGAGCAAAATTAATTCAGTTTTTAAATTATTATTTACTGCGGTCGGTGTCACCTTATCAGGAGCGGGGATTTTCGCTGGTATTAAGAGTTTATTGAGAAATTTTCAAAGGTTACTCCAAAACCCCAAAAACAACCTAATTAAATATATAGAAGCCCCAGATTATAAAAAACAATCGGCATTTGTAGAAGAATTTCATGAAGATTTTGCTAAAATTGTCGATGCCTATGTTGGCAATGATCGGGTATATGTATTTATTGACGATTTAGATCGTTGTGAACATCCAAAATCAGCGGACTTGATGCAAGCGATTAATTTGATGATTGCTGATGATCCTTCAGTGGTGTTTATTTTAGGAATGGACAGAGAAAAAGTAGCCGCTAGTTTAGCGGTAAAATACGAAAACATTCTCAAGTATTTACCGTCGGAAACCACAGAAATTGATCCTGATATTTTAGCGAGACGTAGTGCTAATAAAGGGTTAGCTTATGGTTATACCTTTATTGAAAAGTTTGTCCAGCTTCCCTTTTTAGTTCCCCAACCATCCCGGTCAGATTTTGAGCGTTTTTTGATTCAGCTTGCTACTTCAACTCCTCCCAATTTACAGCCAGCTAAACCTCGTTTTACATTTTTTCAGTCATTCTGGGGTAAGTTTAAGTTAGCTTTACCCTGGAGAAATAATTCGCAAAAGCATCTCACTTCTGCAACAAGTAATCAGACAAGTGATTTAAAAAACTTGTCTCTAGATAATCCTTCGATAGAATCTGAACAAACCGAAAAAGAGAAAGCACGAGCATCTGTAATTAAGCGATTAGAAGCGATTCAAGTCAACAAATCTGATAATAGAGATTCCCAAACAGTGCGGAATATCATTATGATGGTGGCTCCCGCATTGGATTACAATCCGCGACGGATTAAACACTTTATCAATGTCTTTCGTCTCAAGGTTTATATCGCTAATGAAACTGGTTTATTTTTTGAGGAGCGAGATGAGAATGATAATTTGTTAGATCCTTCTTTGACTTTTGAACAGTTAGGTAAATTTACTGCCATTAGTTTAAAATGGCCATTGTTATTATCAGATTTAGAAAATGATAAGCGAATTTTAGCAAAACTAGAAGAATTTGCACTAGATGAAGAAAAAACCAAAGAATATGAAGAGTCGCTTCGCTATTGGGGTAGTCATATTAAGCTAAAAGCTTTAATGGCTTACGGTCATGACAAATTGGCAGCTAACTCTAAATTTAGCTTGGCAGAGGTAAATGTTGATAAATTATTACAAGTATCACCCAAGGTAATTCGGTTAGATAATGAGCCTATTCAACAAAAACAAATTTCCGATATTGAAATTATCCAAAAGATTACCTCATTGCCTCATATTAAAATTAGCCAAAATATTACCTCATTGCCTCCAGACTTTCACTTAGAAATGGTGGATATACCCGCCGGTAAATTTAACATGGGTTCTAATCAGTATGAAGATGAAAAACCGATACATGAAGTAATTGTGCCAGCATTTCAGATAGGCAAATATCCCGTAACCCAAGCACAGTATCAAGCGGTGATGGGATATAATCCTTCGATAGCGGCATATTATCCTTTAAAGTTTTCAGGAAATCCCCAGAACCCGGTAGAATCCATTAGTTGGTTTAATGCTCAAGCTTTTTGTGAAAACCTGAGCCAGTTAACTGGAAAAAACTACCGTTTGCCTACAGAAACAGAATGGGAATATGCCTGTCGCGCTGGTACAGAAACCCTATTTAGTTTTGGCGATGATAAAGATAAACTAGGAGATTATGCCTGGTTTCGTGCTAATTCAAATAATACAACCCATCCTGTTGGGGAAAAACAGCCTAATCCTTGGGGAATTTATGATATGCACGGCAATGTTTGGGAATGGTGTGCTGATGAATATCATGAAAGTTATGTTAATAAACCAGAAAATATTAAAGAAAATGGCAGTATTCCATGGTATGGTGGTTATTTAAGTACCAAACCATCACTTCGTGGCGGCGCTTGTGACTCCTATCCCGGGCTTTGCCGTTCCGCATATCGCGGCGACAGCGATGTTCACGGCCAGGGACACGGTTTTCGTGTTGTGTGCGATCTCCCCCAATCAGTTAACAGTTAACAGTTAACTTTTATCAGTTGGGGGCCACTATTGGCGCAATAATATTATTGTAGGGGCGAATTGCATTCGCCCTCTTTGAATAACTTCTACTGCTCACCTATAGGTGAGGGAAAGTCACAAATAGGAGATGCAGCCGATAATTTTCTGGAAATATAGTCTTTAAACCCTTGTCTGGCAAAACTACAAGGAATGATAAGCAATGATTATCACACAAAGTCGAGGAGAGCCATAGGGGGAGCCTGAGAATGGAGATCGCTGTAGTTAGCCATCACCGCTTTTTATGGTTACTTTAATGTTAGAATCGAATCACTTCTTTTAGGTTTTGCTATGCGTGCGATTGAAACCACTGGTATCCTCAATACCCAGGGACAAATTCAACTTGATCATCCTATTCCCCAAGAAAAAGATCGGTTTGTACGCGTCATTCTTTTGATGTCGGAGGATGAACTGAACGAAAAAAACTGGCTAGATGCCGTTTCCCATAACCCTAGCTTTGCTTTTCTGCAAGATACCGAAGAAGATATTTATACCCTTAACGATGGACAACCTGTAACTAATGAAGGGTAAAATTGTATTAATTCAATTTCCCTTCGACGATTTATCTTCCAGTAAGGTTCGTCCTGCTTATTGCCTAACCAATCAAATTGGAGGCTATCAACACATTATCTTTGCCCTAATTAGGGTTTGCTGAAAAAGTTTTTCTTGGGGGCAGGGTGTGGGGTGTGGGGTGTGGGGTGTAGGGTTTTACCGATTTTGAAGGGGTCAATTACCTAATTTTCAGGGAAAAAGTCCCTGAATTTTCCCCCCGATCACTCCCATATCTGGTACTTTTTGATTGACAAAAACTCTAAAAGTCTTAACCAACAAGGGTTTTACCATTATTCAGCCAGCCCTAATTACCAGTCGTATTCCAGAAAATCCCCTTCATACAGATATTATTCTGAGACCAGAAAGTCCAGATTTTATGATCAGTGGTCTTCGCCAATCGTCAGCCATCAGACTTGATCATTTAGTAACACTTCGATCTTCACTGATTCAGCGTGAACTAGGCTCATTATCATTAAAAACACAAACCTTAATTGTAGATATTTTGTCCGATATTCTACGTTCTTAAAAAAAATACAATCACTGATTTCTTCGGGGGCATTATTTAACGCAGTTTTTGGCTTTAAATTACGATAAATTTGTCTGTTATATACGTTACGCTATGCTAAGATATTCTACCGTTACTGCTACAATTGGCTCCAAAGACCACTATAACCAACTAAAACCATGACTCAAGCCACTTTTGCAGAAATACTAGAAGCAACTGAACAACTTCCCCCAGAAGATCAAGAACAACTTATTCACATTTTAAAAAAGTGAAAGACATTAACGAGGCTCAACAATACCTCAACAACTAATGGAAGAGATTCCGGCAAGATTAAAATAAATTAAGGTCATCTGGCCGCAGTCAGTTTTAACCGACTGAAAATATTACTTGGTCTGAGGAGCTTTTTCAAATTGACAGACGATCGCGTTTATTGGTTAGCATGGTCAAGTATTGCTGGAGTTGGGTCAATTTCCCTAAAGCGACTCTATCAACATTTTGGCAGTGTCGCTGTGGCCTGGAATGCCACCGATACTGCGATCGCAGAAGTGGCGGGATTTGGCAAAAAGTTAATGGTAGCGGTACGGGAAGGGCGATCGCAAATTGACCCAGAAGCTCTTTTCGCCGAACATATCCAGAAAAACCCCCTTTTTTGGACTCCTAGCGACCCAGAATATCCCCGCTTTCTCTGGGAAATTCCCAGTCCTCCCCCCTTACTTTACTATCAAGGAAAGGTCAATTTAGAGGAAAATCAGGGAAATATCCCCACCGTCGCCATTGTGGGTACTCGTAACCCCACGGATCACGGCCGGCGCTGGGCGCGGCGCTTAAGTACCCTTTTGGCCCAACAGGGATTTACTATTGTTTCTGGTATGGCCGAAGGAATTGATGGCGAGGCACACCAAAGCTGTTTAAAAGCGGGGGGAAGAACGATTGCCGTCTTGGGAACGGGGGTCGATGTGGTTTATCCTAGTCGTCATCGGCAGCTACACGCGGACATCCAAAAGCAGGGTTTAGTTATTAGTGAACATCCTGCCGCAACTCAGCCGAATAAAGCCCATTTTCCCAGTCGTAATCGCATTATCGCCGGTTTAAGTCGCGCGACTATTGTTATCGAGGCCCCCGAAAGGTCAGGCTCCCTAATCACAGCTAATTATGCTAACGAATTCGGCGGCGATATCTATGCTTTACCCAATTCTCCCGATATTGCTGCCGCTAGGGGTTGTTTACAACTGATTCATCAGGGGGCAGAAATTATCGTTTCTGAGGAGAAATTATTAGAAATGTTGGGGGCAATTCCCACCACGAACCAATCCGCACCAGTTAATCTCTCCCCTTCACTCCCTCTAGAGACATCCCCGGCCTTTAATCCTGCTCCTCCAGTCAATCTAGAACCTAGACTAGCACAAGTGTATCAGTTATTTGACAGAGATGCCCTGTTGTTTGACATTATTGTTGAAAAAATGCAAATCCCCACCTCAGAAGTGGCGGGGATCTTATTGGAATTAGAATTAATGGGTTTAGTGACTCAGTTACCCGGTATGCGTTACCAGAAAACCTAGTTAACTCCCAGGAGTTTATTTAGGGTATTAGCTAAAGTGGTTCTCGGTACAGCCCCGACCACCATATCAACTTTTTGACCTTCTTTGAAGATCATCAGAGTAGGAATACTGCGAATCCCGTACTGACTAGCGATAATGGGGTTTTCGTCGGTGTTGAGTTTCACCACCTTGACTTGCCCTTCGAACTGTTTGGCAATTTCTTCGACAACGGGAGCCACCATTCGACAGGGGCCGCACCAAGGAGCCCAGAAGTCTACTAGGACAAGGTCGGCACTATCTAAAACTTCGACTTTAAAGTTGGCATCTGTAACTGCAGGAACCTCTGACATACTTAAGAAATCCTCTAGTAATCACGGTTATCTAGAATACGCAAAAATTCCATTCTAGAGATTCGTGGTGCGATGTTGACATTCCACTGGTGAAAAGGACGAGAACTAGCTCTAAATCCACTATAGAGGCCTTAACTTGCATCAGAGGTAGCTTCTTGGATTAATTTCACAAGGGGTATTCTTCTATTTTATAACCCTAGAGGCTCTATTTTGACTTTTTTTTGATAAAGTTTTGTAATATTGCCCGAGTCAGGGATGGGTGATCACAGCCGGATAAAATTTTCTTGAAGAAAAACCCGAAAAGTCAGCGATTTTATCTAGACTTAACCTGAGTTTGATTATGATCGCCATAGGCCACCTCCTAATTGAGCTTTTCTATGAAAATTCTGGTCTTAAATGCGGGATCGAGCAGTCAAAA is a genomic window containing:
- the dprA gene encoding DNA-processing protein DprA; the protein is MTDDRVYWLAWSSIAGVGSISLKRLYQHFGSVAVAWNATDTAIAEVAGFGKKLMVAVREGRSQIDPEALFAEHIQKNPLFWTPSDPEYPRFLWEIPSPPPLLYYQGKVNLEENQGNIPTVAIVGTRNPTDHGRRWARRLSTLLAQQGFTIVSGMAEGIDGEAHQSCLKAGGRTIAVLGTGVDVVYPSRHRQLHADIQKQGLVISEHPAATQPNKAHFPSRNRIIAGLSRATIVIEAPERSGSLITANYANEFGGDIYALPNSPDIAAARGCLQLIHQGAEIIVSEEKLLEMLGAIPTTNQSAPVNLSPSLPLETSPAFNPAPPVNLEPRLAQVYQLFDRDALLFDIIVEKMQIPTSEVAGILLELELMGLVTQLPGMRYQKT
- the cobG gene encoding precorrin-3B synthase produces the protein MNWLVEANACPGLFYGTAAQDGFLIRLRTPGGWLNSQQGKAIATWLEQWQTTIQVTNRANLQIRGLQKSPTLEEFQTLQKLGLAAHNPSIDHLRNIMSSPTAGIDCQESIDTRPLVQELDNFIQNYPSIAELSPKFSIGIDGGGAVGIGTGSTMDWQHRYNEIQLSAITVNNPTNLTSLVCFRLALGGDKQFYDTDLLIEPENCLAVVKALVKVYIDYVQQNPNIKGKKPRMKHLLKDWGLAKYLEQVNSQLHRTSTGIIKGQEYRQAAHSTQPYFHLGIHPQKQPGLSYIGLSLRLGQLTANQLWGLATLSETFGSGQLRLTPWQTVILPDIPDEKVSELLPKLAFLGLSASLGWDAGIVACSGKPGCAAAATATQIHASLLADYLKERLTCNSPVNIHLTGCAKSCAQPGPAEITLLGTTIEENGQILEAYQVYVGDSQKFLETPIFEGEFTKIPPLIAQILSSQNSKILDK
- a CDS encoding precorrin-8X methylmutase, which encodes MEYIKNGEEIYRKSFAIIRAETNWENLPDDLAPVAVRLIHSCGMTDITKDLEASPDAVKIGRNALAGGAAILCDSQMVANGITKARLPKDNPIICTLNHPEVTELARQINNTRSAAALELWRPHLAGAVVAIGNAPTALFRLLELLDQNVDKPALILGFPVGFVGAAESKIELATNSRGVPFITLHGRRGGSAIAAAAVNALAKENEL
- the cobI gene encoding precorrin-2 C(20)-methyltransferase — translated: MNKLGKLYGLGIGPGDPELLTLKAHRILTTVPVIAYPTLESGKVLARAIVSDFIRPEQIEIPMPLPFSVERSSQPHYDIAAENIAEQLKLGLDVAVLCVGDPMLYGTFMYIFNRLCDRFSIEVVPGISSVMASAAMLGVPITYRNDVFSIMPATLEAEILRDRLAFIDAAAIIKLGRHFAKVRNILEELGLLERALYIERATLPNQQIIPITEVDPEAATYWSLILIPSKTKPQ
- a CDS encoding NERD domain-containing protein; this translates as MTTTADDVWKLLAELVEAQKETERCFQETERRFQETDRQITRLSQEIGNLGGKWGRFVENMVAPACETLFLNRQIPVHQVSQRVRKRLDGKTLEIDVLVTNENHVLVVEVKSSLSVDDVKELIKNLTEFRQFFPEYNHKQLYGAVAGIEIEEGADKYAYRQGLFVLAQRGENVAILNDTEFQPKTWYNI
- the trxA gene encoding thioredoxin, translated to MSEVPAVTDANFKVEVLDSADLVLVDFWAPWCGPCRMVAPVVEEIAKQFEGQVKVVKLNTDENPIIASQYGIRSIPTLMIFKEGQKVDMVVGAVPRTTLANTLNKLLGVN
- a CDS encoding SUMF1/EgtB/PvdO family nonheme iron enzyme, whose protein sequence is MSDSPESIRNTSVSDQATNNDALGFEPYVIAIAEFLLHQQTQPPLTLSVEGEWGSGKSSFMKMLEEYLRKKGGRTVWFNAWRHDKAESVWAAFALSFIKQISTPKNWRDLPRIILVHFKLQLLRFNLEKGLFELIKALPVIIFVICASIAIPFILIGYGVEGINELIRATTSQDVFWSKINSVFKLLFTAVGVTLSGAGIFAGIKSLLRNFQRLLQNPKNNLIKYIEAPDYKKQSAFVEEFHEDFAKIVDAYVGNDRVYVFIDDLDRCEHPKSADLMQAINLMIADDPSVVFILGMDREKVAASLAVKYENILKYLPSETTEIDPDILARRSANKGLAYGYTFIEKFVQLPFLVPQPSRSDFERFLIQLATSTPPNLQPAKPRFTFFQSFWGKFKLALPWRNNSQKHLTSATSNQTSDLKNLSLDNPSIESEQTEKEKARASVIKRLEAIQVNKSDNRDSQTVRNIIMMVAPALDYNPRRIKHFINVFRLKVYIANETGLFFEERDENDNLLDPSLTFEQLGKFTAISLKWPLLLSDLENDKRILAKLEEFALDEEKTKEYEESLRYWGSHIKLKALMAYGHDKLAANSKFSLAEVNVDKLLQVSPKVIRLDNEPIQQKQISDIEIIQKITSLPHIKISQNITSLPPDFHLEMVDIPAGKFNMGSNQYEDEKPIHEVIVPAFQIGKYPVTQAQYQAVMGYNPSIAAYYPLKFSGNPQNPVESISWFNAQAFCENLSQLTGKNYRLPTETEWEYACRAGTETLFSFGDDKDKLGDYAWFRANSNNTTHPVGEKQPNPWGIYDMHGNVWEWCADEYHESYVNKPENIKENGSIPWYGGYLSTKPSLRGGACDSYPGLCRSAYRGDSDVHGQGHGFRVVCDLPQSVNS